CCCCGACGACATCAGCCTCGCCCTGCTCGGTGACCCGCCCGCCGACCTGGCCGGCGAACCCTCGCCCACCGGGTTCGACATCCCGCGCAGCCGGCTGGGCGGGGCCGCCGTGCGCCGCCTGACCGCGCTCGTCGCCGGCGAAACCGCGGACGAACCGCTGGTGTTGTGTCCGCACCGCCCCGGCACCACCAGCGGCCCGCCCCGATAGGGGCACCGATCCCCCCTCCCGGCCGTCCCGCCCGGACGGACGCCCGGCCGCACCGCGCAGCACCAGCTCGTACGCAAGGAGAGCACGTGACAAGGCAACCGGACATTCTCGTCGTCGGCGGCGGACTCGGCGGCGTGGCCGCCGCCCTGGCCGCCTGCCGCGCAGGACGGACGGTCATCCTCACCGAGGAGACCGACTGGATCGGCGGGCAGCTCACGTCGCAGGCGGTTCCTCCGGACGAACACCCCTGGGTGGAGCAGTTCGGGGTCACCGCCTCGTACCGCGCCCTGCGCGAGGCGATCCGGGACCACTACCGCGCGTGGTACCCGCTGCGGGCCGAGGCGGCGGCGCCGCGCGACCTCAACCCGGGCGCCGGGCGAGTCAGCAAGCTGTGCGCGGAGCCGCGCGCCGCACTGGCCGCACTGGAGGGAATGCTCGCCCCCCACCGCTCGTCGGGCCGCCTGACCGTGCTGACCGAGCACCGCCCCGTGGCCGCCGACGCCGGGGGAGACCGGGTGCGTTCCGTCACCCTGGAGGATCTGCGCAGCGGCCAGCAGCGCACCCTCGCCGCCACGTACGTCCTGGACGCCACCGAGACGGGCGAGCTGCTGGAACTGGCCGGTGTGGAGCACGTCCTGGGCGCCGAGTCACGCGCCGAGCACAGCGAGCCGCACGCACCGCAGAAGGCCGACCCGCTGAACCAACAGGGCATCACCTTCTGCTTCGCGCTCTCCCACCACGAGGGCGAGGACCACACCATCGACAAGCCCGCCGACTACGACTTCTGGCGTTCCTACCGGCCGGACTTCTGGCCCGGACCGCTGCTCGGCTTCCTGGCCCCGGACCCGCGCAGCCTGGAGGCTGTGCCGCGCACGTTCGTGCCGAACCCGGACATCGATCCGCTGGATGTCACCGCGGACCAGTCGGCGGACGCCGGTGACAAGGAACTCTTCGGCTTCCGCCGGATCCTGGCACGGAAGCTGCACCGCGAGGGCGCCTTCGACTCCGACGTCACCCTGGTCAACTGGCCGCTGAACGACTACTGGCTCAAGCCGCTGATCGGCGGCGGCGAGCAGACCACCGCCGAGGCTCTGCACGAGGCGAGGCAGCTGTCCTTGTCGGTCCTGTACTGGCTTCAGACCGAGGCGCCCAGGCCCGACGGCGGCGCCGGCTTCCCGGGCCTGCGACTGCGCCCCGACATCACCGGCACAGCGGACGGACTCGCCAAGGCCCCGTACGTGCGCGAGTCGCGTCGCATCAAGGCCGTCACCACCGTCACCGAGCACGACGTGGCGACCGAGATCGTCGGCCCGTCCGGCGGCACTCGCTACCGCGACCCGGTCGGCATCGGCAGCTACCGCATCGACCTGCACCCCTCGACCGGCGGTGACAACTACATCGACATCGGTTCCGTGCCCTTCGAGATCCCGCTCGGTGCGCTGATCCCGCGTCGCACCCGCAACCTGCTGCCCGCCGGAAAGAACATAGGCACCACGCACATCACCAACGGCTGCTACCGGCTGCACCCCGTCGAGTGGAACATCGGCGAGGTCGCCGGTGCGCTGGCCGCCCACTGCCTCGACGAAGGCGTCGAACCGCACGAGGTGCAGGCCGACGACAAGCGCTTCGACGTCTTCGCAGCCCTGCTCGACCGGTCCGGTGTCGAGCGGCACTGGCCGCAGGTGCGCGGCTACTGACCCCAACGGGGCCGGAGTGCGGCGCGCCCGGCCCCGGGCGGCGCGGAACGCCGGGCGAAGCAGGTGGAGCTGCTTCGCCCGGCAACCGCCCGCGATCGCGCCGACCAGCACGAGGAGGTGCCCATCCCATGACCACCCACCGCATACGCGTCGGCATCGACGTGGGCGGAACCTTCACCGACGCCGTGGCCGTCGATGCCACGACCCTCGAACTTCTGGGACAGGTGAAAGTCCCCACCAGCCACCATCACGAGGACGGGGTCGCCCACGGCATCGTCGAAGCGCTCGACCGGCTGCTGAAGGAGACCGGTCACGCCCCGCAGGACGTGACCTTCCTGGCACACGGCACGACACAGGCTACCAACGCCCTTCTGGAGGGCGACGTGGCCAAGGTCGGGCTGATCGGCATCGGCTCCGGCGCCGGGGCCGCCTTCACCCGCCGGCTGGCTGCTCTCGCGAAACTCGAGCTGACCCCGGGCCGCCGTTTCCCCCTCGTGTACGCGCATGTCGCCGATCCGGCAGACACGGCCGTCGTCGACCGGGCCGTTGCGGAGGTGGCTGAGGCCGGGGCGCAAGTGCTGGTCGCCACCCAGCCGTTCAGCGTGGACCGCCCCGAGGGGGAGGAGGCGGTGCGAGCGGCAGCCGGGGCCCGCGGGCTGCCGATGACCGCGGCCCACGACATCACCTCGCTCTACGGGCTGCACAAGCGCAGCCGTACCGCCGCCGTCAACGCCGCGATCCTGCCGAAGATGTTCGCCACCGCCGACCTGGTGGACGCCTCCATCTCCAAGGCCGGAGTGACCGCGCCCTTGATGGTGATGCGCTGCGACGGGGGTGTCATGTCGCTGGACGAGATGCGCCGCAGGCCGCTGCTCACGGTCCTGTCCGGCCCCGCTGCCGGCGTCGCGGGTGCCCTGATGCAAGAACGCGTCAGCGAAGGAGTGTTCCTGGAGACCGGAGGCACCTCCACGGACATCAGCGTCATACGCCGCGGCAAGGTCGCGGTGCGGCACGCCACCTTGCTGGGTAAAACCTCCTACCTGTCAGCGCTGGACGTGCGCACGGTCGGCGTGGGCGGCGGCTCCATGGTGCGGATGACCGGCGGGAAAGTCACCGGTATCGGCCCTCGCAGCGCCCACATCGCCGGTCTGCCCTACGCCTGCTTCGCCACGGCCGAAGACCTGGCGGGAGCCGAGCTGACCACCGTCCGTCCGCTGCCGGAGGACGCCGAGGACCACGTCGTCCTGGACGCCGCCGGCGGACGCTACGCGATCACCCTCACGTGCGCGGCCAACGCCCTGGGCCGGGTGCCCGAGGGGGACTTCGCCGGTGCCGACCGCGAGGTGGCCCGTACAGCCCTGGCGCCGCTGGCCGCCGCGCTGGGAACGGATGTCGACACCGCCGCGGCGCGGGTACTCGACGCCGGCGTCGAGCAGGTCGGAAAGGTCGTCGACGCCATGATCGACGACTACCGTCTCGACAAGGACGCCGTGCTGCTCGTCGGCGGCGGGGGCGGCGCCGCCTCCGTCACCCCGCACCTCGCCGCCACGAGTGGGCGTGAGGGCCGCATCGCCGCCCACAACGAGGTCATCAGCCCCATCGGCGTAGCCCTGGCGCTGATCCGCGAACAGGTCGAGCGGATCATTCCCGGCGCCGGACAACAGGAGATCCTCGCGGTGCGCGCCGAGGCCGAACAGGCCGTCGTCGCGCAAGGCGCGACCGCGGACGCCGTCGAGGTCGAGGTCACCGTGGACCCGCAGACCAACACCGTGCGGGCCATCGCCACCGGCGCCACCGAATTGCGCGCCCAGGACCGCTCCCACCGCGCCGACGACGCGGAGCGCCACCAACTGGCCGCGGCCAGCTTGAAGGTCCCCGCGGGCCAGGTCGAGACCCTCGCCGGGACTCGCGCGTACACCGTTTACGGCACCGAGCAGCGCCGCAGGCTGCGCGCGACGCGCCACCCGGTGCGCGTCGTCGACGCCGACGGCGTCGTACGGCTGCACGCCTCCGACGCCCGGGTGGAGACCACCACGGTCGGCGGCGCCCAGCAGACCCTGACCCGACTCGTCGACGAGTCCACCGCGTACGGCGACGGGGGAGTGCGGGCCCCCGTCCTGCGCCTGCTCGTCGGCTCCCGCATCGCCGACCTGTCCGGCGTACTCGACCCGCAACTACTGCTGGCCCTGGCCCGCACCGAACTGGACGGGCGCCCCGCCGACGAGCCTGTCGTCGCCGTCGTCGAGGAGCGGTCGTGACCGGGCGCCTCCGGCCACGAAGCGGCGCCGCCGACCCGGCCGCCGACCCCGCCGCTGACGACGATCTCGACCACGGCGTCCGCTTCCTCGCCTCGCTGCCCCTGCACGCGGGCCGTGACACGGCCACGCTGCGCCGGTGGGCGGCAGCCGCCGCCGAGTTCGGCGCGTCCCTGCCGCTCGCACCCGAGGATCCCGCCGTCCGGGTCGTGGAGCGCGACGGCGGTCTGGAAAACGGCCTGCTCGCCCGCTACACCTCACGCCCGCCCGCCGTCGAGCTGTACACCGACGCCCTCGCGGAGGCCGAACGCCTCATCGACGCATACGGCTGGCGTGCGTGGTTCCCGCCCGGCTCCGTCCGCGCCGCCGCCTTGGCCCACGAGGCCGTACACGGCCGGCTCCACCACGGACCCGGCCGAGCCGCACTGAAGCGGTCCCTCGGCCACACCGCCCTGCGGCTGGGACGGCTGCGCGTGCCCGCGCACGTCGCCGGCGCCGAGGAACTCGCAGCGCACGCCTACGCGCAGGCCGTCTGCGGACTCGGCCGCAGCCCGCTCCTGCTGTCCGCCGCGCTGGCCGCCTCCACCGCACCGCCCAGAGAGAAGAAGTGAGTCATGGGCA
This sequence is a window from Streptomyces sp. NBC_01775. Protein-coding genes within it:
- a CDS encoding hydantoinase/oxoprolinase family protein; the encoded protein is MTTHRIRVGIDVGGTFTDAVAVDATTLELLGQVKVPTSHHHEDGVAHGIVEALDRLLKETGHAPQDVTFLAHGTTQATNALLEGDVAKVGLIGIGSGAGAAFTRRLAALAKLELTPGRRFPLVYAHVADPADTAVVDRAVAEVAEAGAQVLVATQPFSVDRPEGEEAVRAAAGARGLPMTAAHDITSLYGLHKRSRTAAVNAAILPKMFATADLVDASISKAGVTAPLMVMRCDGGVMSLDEMRRRPLLTVLSGPAAGVAGALMQERVSEGVFLETGGTSTDISVIRRGKVAVRHATLLGKTSYLSALDVRTVGVGGGSMVRMTGGKVTGIGPRSAHIAGLPYACFATAEDLAGAELTTVRPLPEDAEDHVVLDAAGGRYAITLTCAANALGRVPEGDFAGADREVARTALAPLAAALGTDVDTAAARVLDAGVEQVGKVVDAMIDDYRLDKDAVLLVGGGGGAASVTPHLAATSGREGRIAAHNEVISPIGVALALIREQVERIIPGAGQQEILAVRAEAEQAVVAQGATADAVEVEVTVDPQTNTVRAIATGATELRAQDRSHRADDAERHQLAAASLKVPAGQVETLAGTRAYTVYGTEQRRRLRATRHPVRVVDADGVVRLHASDARVETTTVGGAQQTLTRLVDESTAYGDGGVRAPVLRLLVGSRIADLSGVLDPQLLLALARTELDGRPADEPVVAVVEERS
- a CDS encoding FAD-dependent oxidoreductase, whose amino-acid sequence is MTRQPDILVVGGGLGGVAAALAACRAGRTVILTEETDWIGGQLTSQAVPPDEHPWVEQFGVTASYRALREAIRDHYRAWYPLRAEAAAPRDLNPGAGRVSKLCAEPRAALAALEGMLAPHRSSGRLTVLTEHRPVAADAGGDRVRSVTLEDLRSGQQRTLAATYVLDATETGELLELAGVEHVLGAESRAEHSEPHAPQKADPLNQQGITFCFALSHHEGEDHTIDKPADYDFWRSYRPDFWPGPLLGFLAPDPRSLEAVPRTFVPNPDIDPLDVTADQSADAGDKELFGFRRILARKLHREGAFDSDVTLVNWPLNDYWLKPLIGGGEQTTAEALHEARQLSLSVLYWLQTEAPRPDGGAGFPGLRLRPDITGTADGLAKAPYVRESRRIKAVTTVTEHDVATEIVGPSGGTRYRDPVGIGSYRIDLHPSTGGDNYIDIGSVPFEIPLGALIPRRTRNLLPAGKNIGTTHITNGCYRLHPVEWNIGEVAGALAAHCLDEGVEPHEVQADDKRFDVFAALLDRSGVERHWPQVRGY